The stretch of DNA GCCCAATCCAATATCGGAATTGCAATGGGAACCGGAACCGATGTTGCCATTGAGAGCGCTGAAATCACCTTATTAAAAGGAGATCTTATAGGAGTAGCAAAGGCTAAGCTACTTAGTGAAAAGTTATTGAAAAACATTAAAGAAAATTTATTCTTTGCCTTTATCTACAATGTTCTGGGAGTTCCTATTGCGGCAGGGTTATTGTATCCATTCTTTGGAATCCTGCTGTCTCCAATGATTGCAGCAGCAGCAATGAGTTTCAGTTCGTTATCAGTAATTCTGAATTCATTGAGACTCAACTCAGTGAATTTGGATATCAAATAGCTATTTAAAATTCTCCCGCAGATAACAACTCAACCTGCGGGAGATAAAAAATAAGATCATGAAAAAGGAGAATCTTTATATTGGGTGTTCAGGTTTCTATAACAATGACTGGAAGGGAACACTTTATCCTGAAAATACTCCAGGTAAAGATTTTCTTACATTATATAGTAAGGAATTTAATTCCGTAGAAATCAATTCTACATTTTACAGAAAACCTACAGCAAAAACACTGTCAAAATGGTTTGATGACACACCGGATTATTTTAGATTCTTTATTAAAATACCTAAAACAATTTCTCACGAGAAAAGACTTATAGAAAGTAAGGAAGAAATTTCTGAGTTTTGTAGACATATTCACACCCATTTGAAAGAAAAGCTGGCTGGTTTCTTATATCAGTTCCCTCCTTCTTTCAAAAAAACTAAAGACAACACTGATCTCTTGATTAGCAATCTTGACAGTCATTTTTTAAATGTCATTGAATTTCGTCATGAATCATGGTGGCACCAGGAAATTTTCGATATTCTAAAAAAGCATCACATCATTTTCTCAGGAGTCAGTTTTCCAGGTAATCTTCCCGAGGACATCATCATCAATGATGAAAAAATTATCTATTATAGACTTCACGGAAAACCCATCCTTTATAAGTCTGAATACTCAAATGAATTTCTTAACAATATTGCAGACAAAATACAAAAATCACAAAGAATAGCTTATATATTTTTCAACAATACCTGGGGAACTTCAGCAATTAAGAATTCGTTGTATTTAAAGGACATTTTACAAAGAGGAAGTCTTTCATAATTAATACATTAAAATATTATTAAAAACAGATTTCATACTTGATTTGGCATGCAATTCGCATATGAATTGTTAACATTAATTTGTAAAAATTAACAATTTTTAACAATAAATTTCCAACTCTTTTATGAAAAACTTTTTTGCGGAAAAGTCTCGAAATATGACTTTTCTTGGGATGTTTGCATTGGTGAGTGCAACTTCAATTTTACTTGACAGCTGTAATCAGAAAGAATCTGAGCAGATTATAAACAATGGCAATCCCGTCGCAAAAACAGTCCCCATATCGGATGAAGAAGAGGATTCATCAGGCAAAAGAGTGATCTATCTCACATTTGATGATGGTCCCAATCGTGGAACAGAAAATCTCCTGAAAATTTTACATAAAAGAAATGTATACGCCACAGCTTTTGTGGTCGGAAAACATTGCTATGACAGTAAAAAACAAAAAAGCGATATGGAGCTTTTAAAAAAAGATCCGATGGTGGAACTTGCCAATCACAGTTTTACCCATGCTCACAACAAATATTCCAACTTTTATAAAAACCCCGATGCAGTCGTTCACGATTTTGATCTTGCAAAAGATAGCTTAAAACTTTATGACAAAATAGCAAGAACACCGGGAAGAAACATATGGAGGCTGAATACCGTTAATTCTACTGATATTAAAAGCTCCACCAATGCAGCCAACAGGTTAAGAAAAGCCGGCTATAAAGTTATCGGTTGGGATTTGGAATGGAGACCCACCAATAGAATGGTATTGAAAGGGGATCATCAGGCTATGCTTAAAAAAGTAGACAGCGTATTTTTTAACAATTTGGAAAAAACATCAAGACATTTGGTTTTTCTGACCCATGATCAATATCTGGCAGATGCTGACTCTATTAACGAACTGGATCTTTTTATTGAAAAGCTACAGAAAACCAACCGCTTTGTCTTTAAAAAAATATCTGATTATCCGAAGGTCAATGAGATACTGAATTAGTTTATTCTACAATAAAAGGTTTATTTAAAGCTTATAAAAATTTTCATATTAAAATTTATAAAATCATTAGTTTTTTGCTTTTAGAATTCAGAAATTTGCAATTATGAGTATTCAAGAAAATTACAATAGCATTAAAAAACAGCTTCCCGAAGGTGTTCAGCTGGTGGCGGTCTCTAAAACCCATCCTGTTTCGGACATTCAGGTAGTTTATGATTTGGGGCAAAAGACTTTTGGTGAAAATAAGGTTCAGGAACTGCTGGAAAAACAACCCTTGCTTCCTAAAGATATTCAATGGCATCTTATTGGGCATTTACAGACTAATAAAGTAAAGTATATTGCAGAATTCATTGATACCATTCAAAGTGTAGATTCTGAAAAGCTTTTACTGGAAATTAATAAAGAAGCCGCGAAACACAACCGAACAATCAAGGTTTTACTACAGGTTAAAATAGCCAGTGAAGAAAGCAAGTTCGGCCTTGAAATATCCGAAGCCCAGGATCTGTTTCAAAAATACATAAATGGCGCTTTCCCAAATATCGAAATAACCGGGTTAATGGGGATGGCAAGTTTCACAGACGATGAACAACAGGTAAAAAGAGAATTTTTAACCTTAAAAAAAGTATTTAACGAATTAAATCAATTAAAAAAACTGGATACATTATCAATGGGAATGAGCAATGATTTCCCCTTAGCCATTGAATGTGGTGCTAATTCTGTAAGGGTGGGCTCTGCAATTTTCGGGTTAAGAGATTATTCTAAATAAAGTATTTAGGTATAATTTTTGCTAATAATTCAATCAAAAAATCTAAATTTGCAACTATGCAAAAAATCCTTATAGTAGAAGACGAAAAAGCAATCTCAGGAGTACTGCACAGTATTCTATCTGATGAACTAACCAATTATGAATTTGTTATTGCCGAAGATGGTTTAGAAGGCTATAAACATTTAGAAAAAGAAGATTTCGCATTGGTGATTTCAGACATAAAAATGCCTAAACTTTCAGGAACCGAACTTTTAAAACAAAGCTTGGCACTTAAACCTGAAACTACTTTTATCATGATTTCAGGACACGCGGATATTGACTCTGCCGTATCTTGTCTAAAGGAAGGAGCATATGACTTTATCTCTAAGCCGATTGATATCAACAGATTGATTACAAGCGTAAAAAATGCTTTGGTTAAAGAGACTTTAAAGAAAGAAAATAAAAATCTTCAAACTGAAAATAAAACGTTAAAAAAGAAGGTCAACAAAAAATACCAGATGATCGGTGACTCTCCTGCTTTACAGAAAATTCAGGATATGATCGAAAAGGTAGCTGTTTCTGATGCCAGAGTACTTATTACAGGACCTAACGGTGCCGGAAAAGAGCTTGTTGCCCACGCTATTCATAATCAAAGCGAACGTTCAAGAGGACCGATGATTGAGGTAAACTGTGCCGCAATCCCTTCTGAATTAATTGAATCAGAACTTTTCGGACACGTTAAAGGTTCTTTTACAGGAGCTATTAAAGACAAGCAAGGTAAATTTGAGCAAGCGACCAACGGTACTATTTTCCTTGATGAGATTGGAGATATGAGCCTTATCGCTCAGGCTAAAGTTTTAAGAGTGCTTCAGGAAAGTAAAGTTTCTCCTGTAGGAAGTGATAAGGAAATAAAAGTTGACGTAAGGGTACTTGCAGCAACTAACAAAAACATGCAGAAAGAAATTGAGGAAGGGAAATTCAGAGAAGACCTTTACCACAGGCTGTCTGTTATTGAAATTTACGTTCCCCCATTGGATGAGAGAAAAGAAGACATCAAGTTATTGGTAGACCATTTTTCAGGGATTATTGCTGATGAACATGGTACAGCCGTGAAAAAATTTGATGATGATGCTATCGATGCGCTTAAAGCTCTTTCCTGGACTGGAAATATCAGAGAGTTAAGAAATGTTGTTGAAAGATTAATTATCCTTGGTGGAAACACAGTCTCTAAAGAAGACGTTGCAAATTTTGTGAGAAAATAATTTAATTATAACCTAAATAAATTATAAAAAATTTGCAGTACTAACACTGCAATTTTTTTTTTATAAAAACTATGAGCTTTTTAAATAAAAATTATACGAAAGAATGCCTTACACTGGCTCTTCCGGTAATGCTTACCCAGGTAGGCCAGGTTTCAGTGAATTTATTTGATAATATTATCGTTGGGAAATTGTTAGGTGCAGATGCTTTAGCGTCCGTATCTCTGGGTAATGCCGTATTTTTCTCAATGTTCGTATTGGCACTCGGATTCTCTTTCGCGATTCCACCATTGGTTTCCGAAGCACATTCCAGAAATGATCATAAGACCATTAATTCTGTTTTCAGTCATGGGTTTGTGATTAATATGACCGTAGGATTTATCTTAATGGGAATTTTATTTTTAGGAATGCCTCTCCTCTATCATTCCGGGCAACCTGAAAAGATTGTTCCTAATACCGTAGACTTCTTAACAGTCATGGCAATAAGCATTATTCCTTTTATGGCATTTCAGACCTTAAGAGAGGTATCTGAAGGGCTATCTTACACCATCGGAGTAACCAAGGCAACTATCATTGCCAATATTATCAATATTGTCTTAAACTATGTATTTATCAAGGGGCTTTGGATATTTCCGGAAATGGGTGTGAAAGGATCTGCTTTAGCAAGTTTAATTGCCAGAATTTTCATGGTCGTATTCTTGTATTTTGTTCTGATAAAAGAGGAAAAAACGAGACGTTATATCAAAGACTTTTCTTTAAAAATGCAGGTTTTCTCCAGAAAAATGTTTGATAAAATGGTTAAACTGGGCTTACCAACTGCTTTACAAATGTTCTTTGAAGTAACAGCCTTTGCAGCAGCTGCATTTATTTGCGGATTAATTTCCGCTCATGATATTGCATCTCACCAGATTGCCTTAAGTACGGCTTCCTTTACCTTCAACTTATGCGTTGGATTTAGTGTGGCCTCTACTGTTATGATCGGTAGAAAAATGGGTGAACAAAACTATGTTGAGCTTAGAAAAGTGGGAATCAATAACCTGAAGATTGCATTTATTTTTATGTGTATCTGTGGTATTGCATTTATTTTGGCTAGAAATATACTTCCTACATTCTTTACCAAAAAAGAAGAAGTTGAAGTAATTGCCTTAGCTTCAAAGCTATTGATCATCGCTGCCCTATTCCAGTTATCTGATGGAATTCAGGTAACCGCATTGGGGATGTTAAGAGGTTTGCAGGATGTTAAAATACCTTCTCTCTATACATTTATTGCATATTGGGTGGTCACTATTCCTTTAGGATATTTTTTCTGTGTCACTTTAAAAATGGGAGCATTCGGAATGTGGATCGCTTTAGGATTAGGGTTAACAGTTTCTGCTGTCTTCCTGGTAAAACGATTTTTAAATATGTCTGCCAAGAAAATTAAGCAGAATGCATAAAATATAAGCGGTCTTTTCAGACCGCTTTTTTTATTCAAGTTTTTTCATAGATCTGTTTAAACTCCGGATCGTAATTCCCAGATAAGCAGCCATATCTTCTTTTGAAATATCAATTTCCTGTTTCGATTGGAGCTGCAATAGTTTTCCTAAATTATGTTCCGTAGTATACAGTTGCTGATACGATGCTCTGCTTGAAGTATTAATGATGCGCTCGGCAAACGAATCAATCAGTAAATTATTAAATGTCAGATCATTTTTAAACAAAAAACTAAAATGAGAAATGGAAATTGCATAAACTTCAACATCGGTCATTGCTTCAACATTACATAAACAGGGAATTTTTTTGATAAACTCTATTTCGCCCAGAATCTCCCCTTTTCCCAGAAATTCCATAATAAATTCTTTATCATTTTCTTCTGTAAAATAACATTTGGTTATTCCTTCTTTGATAAGCATTATTTTGGAAGGTTTTTCATCCTGTGTTAATAGTCTTTCCCCTTTGAGGAATGATCTGATCACAATATCTTCCTTGCGCTTTTGCGTATCGTAAAGCTGCTCTAAATAGCTTAAAAATGATTCATTAGTTCGTAACATAACTTATTCGGGACAAATGTCCTTTTATTATCTATTTTTTATTTTGATTTTTGCAGACAGAAATGTACAAAACTAAAATGAAAAATAATATAACAACCATTGCTTTTGACGCAGATGATACTTTATGGGTCAATGAGCCTTATTTCCAGGAAGCAGAAAAAGAATTTTGTCAGCTTCTGGAAAACTTTCTCCCACAACATTCAGTATCTCAGGAGCTGTTTAAAACCGAAATGCAAAACCTTCATCTCTATGGTTATGGTGTTAAAGGATTCATGCTATGCATGATAGAAACGGTTAGCAGAGTTTCAAATGGTACGGCACCCATTCAGCTGGTAGATAAGGTCATTGAGATTGGCCAGGAGCTTCTTCAAAAACCGATCGAACTTTTAGAAGGAGTACAGGAAACATTAGAAAGCCTAAAAGGAAAATACAGACTGGTAGTAGCTACTAAAGGAGATTTATTGGATCAGGAACGAAAACTCAAAAACTCCGGATTACAAGATTATTTTCATCATATAGAGATCATGAGTGATAAGAAAAACAGCGATTACGAAAAGCTGTTAAAACATCTTGATTGCAAACCTGAGAACTTCCTGATGTTAGGAAATTCAATAAAATCAGATATATTACCGGTATTGGAAATTGGCGGATTTGCAGCACATATCCCTTATCATGTTACCTGGTCTCATGAACAGCATGATTATCAACTGGAACATAAAAACTTTATGGAACTTAAAAGTATTAATGAAGTTCTGCAACACTTAAATTAGTATTGTTTATCATATTTGACTGACTGTCCAAAGAAAAAAACTTTGGGCAGTTTTATTTTAGTATAGAACTTTATTTTTAACCACAAATTCATTTATTCCTGTATTTGTGCTTCAAAAAAAGAAGCCATCTCATTTTGAGACAGCTTCTTTTATTTTTATTTCTTCAGACATTTTTCTAAAAACTGATCTTGTTCCCATAGAAGATGAAGAATATTTTCTTTTGCTGCGTAGCCATGTGCTTCCTTAGGGAGAAGAACCATTTTTACAGGGGCTCCAAGATTTTTCAATGCCTGGAAGTATCTTTCCGTCTGTAAAGTAAACGTCCCGGGATTATTATCTGCATCCCCGTGAATTAGTAATAATGGGGTTTTCATTTTATCAGCATTCATAAAAGGAGACATCGTGTTGTAAATTTCAGGAACATCCCAATAATTTCTTTGTTCAGTCTGGAAACCGAATGGAGTCAACGTTCTGTTATACGCCCCACTTCTTGCAATTCCACAAGCGTAATCCTTGGAATGAGTCAAAAGATTAGCCGTCATAAAAGCACCATATGAATGTCCTCCTACAGCTACTTTATTTCTGTCAATATACCCTAACTTATCCACTGCATCAATGGCAGCTTTTCCGTTGGCTACCAGTTGAGGAATAAAAGTATCATTAGGTTCGATTTTTCCTTCTCCGATAATTGGGAAAGCCGCATCATCCAAAACAGCATACCCCTTGGTTGTCCAGTATATGAAAGAACCATAGGACGGGAAAGTAAAATCATTCGGATTCTGCGTATTCTGCCCTGCCGTATTCTTATCTTTATATTCTGTAGGATAAGCCCAGATCAACAACGGTAATTTCTCTTTTTTTGCTTTTCTGTCATAGTTCGCAGGCAAATAAAGAGTTCCGGTTAACGTCACTCCATCATTTCTTTTGTAGGTAATCACCTCTTTATATACATCCTTAATGCTTTCAAAAGGATTCGGGAAGTTGGTTACTGCTTCCGTTTTATTATTTTTTATATTTTTCCTGAAATAGTTAGGATACTGACTCGAGGACTGCTGGATAGTTAAGACCTCTCCTTTAGAAGGATTCATAATATCAATAATCTCCTCCTTAGCATTTTTCAGATTGGAAGTATACAGTCTTTTCTTTTTCAAAGTTTTCACATCCATTTCGTCGATGAAAGGATGCTGTCCATCTTTTGTAAAACCGTCTCCGATCAGATAAGCCTTCCCTTCTTTCATATCTACAACCGTTCTTCCAAATTGATTTTTTGTTGTATTGAAATTTCCCGGATCATTATAAACATCCTGAAAATTTCTATCATCAAATACTTTAGATTCACCACTATTCAAATCGATTAAAAATGACTTTGTATTTCTCGTATCATACCAGTCTTCAGAAACAATCGCATAATGATCATTGGTCCAATTGGTTCCTTCATATCTTTGTCTGGTTTTAAAGAACGATTTTGGTGCTCCATTAAACGGTGCCTCCCAGGTAAAGATCTCATCCCTGTATTCTGCTGTTTTAGACTGATCACCACCATCCAATGCTTCAGCATAGACTAAAGCTGCAGGAACATCACTTCTCCATTCCATATCTCGTTTGCCTGTCCTCACTGAAGCAAACCCTTTAGGCATAATTTCATTTAAAGGAACTTCATTCACCGCTTTTACTACATTTCCTTGGACATCATAAACTGTCGTCGTCATAGGAAATCTATAATAAGGAACGATATATGAAAAAGGTTTCTTCAAAGTCGTTACCATTAAATAGTTTCCATCAGGTGAAAAGCTAAGACCTGAATACATATCCTTATCTTTTACTTTCTTCAGGTTGCCGTTGAGATCAACATTATAAATATCAGAAGCAGTAAGAATTTCAAAATTCCTCTCATCCTGAGGATTCTTAAGAAGATCTTGATATGTCCTGTTTTGAGATACTTTACCATCAGCAGTTGACACAATCGGACCTGTTGGTAAATCTTTGCTGGAATCAATCAGTGCAGGTCTGTTTTGAGGAAGCAATTTAATCAGTAAGTTTTGAGAGTCTTTATACCAGAGATAAGGACTTCCTAAGTTTGCGTTAAGCTGATCACCAGTTATTTTTTTAGCAGAGGCAGTTTCCAGATCTACTACCCAAAGCTCCACACCTTTACTTGTTGTATTGGTAAAAGCTAATTTCTTTTCATCCGGAGAAAAAGAAATATTGGTAATTTTTGGATGAGAAGGCAAACCTTTTACCTGTACCTCATTTTTATCGTTTATTTTTCTAACCTTCAGATTATTCAAATATGTAATAGAGCTCGAAATATTGGTCGCAGGATTGATTCTGAGTCCTCCCAGTTTCATTTCCTGCTGGCTGAGATCTTCCAAAGTTTTATAAGTTGGACGATACGTAAATACCACCCAATCTTTTTTACTGTTCATCAAAACACTTGGAGGTCTTTCGTAATCTGCAAGTTTAAGAATTTCAGCAGATGGTTTTTGATAAATAATACTTTCCTGAGCTTCGTAGAAATTAAGAAACGCAAGGAGGCAGATAGTCAGCTTTATCTTCATTATATTTCATTTTTCACGAATTTAGTGAATTTTACACTCACAAAATATAAATAGTAAAGCTTATTATTGTGGCTTATTGAAAATAAGACTACTTTAGTTTTTCTAAATAACCAAAAATAATATGAAAAATTTACGCAAAATTTCAAAGAAAAATTTAAAAACCATTCAAGGCGGAAGTGCTCCAGAATGTCCGGATGGATATAATCCATGTATGATATTTGACGAGAGTGGTCATTGGGAATGGACTTGCGTCTGGGCATCTTTACCATGCAGACCTTAATAAAAATAAATAACAAAAAGAGCATACCTTAAGTATGCTCTTTTATATTATTTTATCATAGTATTATCTACCAGTCAGATGCTCTTTTACGCTTTTCAATCATATGATCAATAGAGAATTTTCCGGCTCCGAATGTCATTATCAGAAGATATACGGAAAGATAAATTAATGCCAGTTCTCTTTTATCAAAAGGATCTCCTGCATGAACTACAAAAACGGCAATCACCATTGTAAAAATCAAAAATCCCAATGATACCCTTGTAAACAATCCCAGAATAAGAAGAATGGAACAAACAAATTCTGCCAATATGGTAAGAATTAAAGAAATCTGAGGGCCCAGCCCCAGGAAATCAAAAAATTCAATTTTCCCGCCTTCCAATAGCATCTGAAGTTTGGGAAATCCGTGAGAAAGCATGGCAAATCCAATAAAAACTCTCACGATTAACAGAACGATATCTCTAAATATAGGATTAGAATTTGAGTTACTATAATTCATGTAATGAAAATTTAGATTAAAGATAGTAAAAATCTTTCTATACAACGATGTTTATTGACCTTTTAGTCTATCGGTATCCGAAATTTTTTAAATCTCTATCGTTTTTTCGCCAATCTTTTTTCACTTTAACGAACAAATTCAGATGAATTTTTTTATCAAAAAACTTCTCCAAATCTATTCTGGATTCTGTTCCTACCTTTTTGATTGCCTCACCTTTATGTCCAATAATGATTCCTTTTTGAGTATCTCTTTCTACATAAATAATTGAGTCAATAAAAATAATACCTTCTTTTTCCTTGAACTGTTCTGTTACCACTTCCACAGAATAAGGAATCTCCTTTTCATAATTCAAAAGAATTTTTTCTCTGATCGTCTCGTTGACAAAGAATCTTTCAGGCTTATCTGTAAATTGATCCTTGTCATAATATGGTGGACTTTCAGGTAGCATAGATTTAAGCTTTGGCAGAATAACATCTGTATTGAATGCATTCAATGCAGAAATAGGCAGAATCTCAGCTTTCGGAATTCTGTTATGCCATTCTTCCACCAGTTTTTCTAATCCTTCCTGATTGGTTTTATCCACTTTATTAAGCAGAAGCAATACAGGAACAGGGATTTTATTTAATTTTTCAATTAAAAACTCTGAAGGCTCAGCCTTATCAGTAACATCTACAATGAATAAAAAGACATCAGCATCCTGTAATGAATCTTTTACAAAATCCATCATTTTCTCCTGCAATCCGTATTTTGGGTCTAATACTCCCGGAGTATCAGAAAATACGATCTGTAGGTCTTCTTCATTATAAATTCCAAAAATTCGGTGTCTTGTTGTCTGTGCCTTTTGCGTCACAATCGCCAGCTTCTCCCCCATTAGCTGGTTGAGAAGCGTTGATTTTCCTGCATTAGGTTTTCCAACTATATTTACAAATCCTGATTTGTGCATAAAAAATTATATTACGGATGGCAAAGTTACTAAAAGAAAACCGGTCTTTAGGATTATTTTTAAAGATTTAGTTTTTTAGTTTTGATCCCTGAATGCCTGAAATTCTTCATAAGTATAATCAGGACAAGCTCCGGGTTTGGAGGTTATAAATGCTCCAAGGGCAGTCGCTTCCTTCATAATTCTTTCAGGCCTCTCTCCTTTAATTCTTTGAGAAATAAAACCGGCAAGAAAAGAATCCCCACTTCCTACAGTATCTGCAATGGTAATAGGAACTGCCGGAAAGCTATAGCTTTGGTCTCCCACAAAATACCGGGCTCCTTTACTTCCTTTGGTAAGAATAATTTCTTTAATTCCAAAATGATTTTGAATGAAAGCCGCACTTGCGTCCTCATCGATATATTCTTCATTAAGGAATTCCATAATCTTCCTCATTTCGGCCTTATTCATTTTAACAATATCTGATTGATGCAAAAGCTGTTTAATCAAGTCCACATCAATAAATGGGGGTCTGAAATTAACATCAAATACCTTAATTTTGGCCAGTTCTAAAAGCTGGAAAAGAGTGGTCCGTGTCTTTTCATTTCTCGCTGAAAGACTTCCAAAAACAAAAGCCTCCGCATTAGAAACCAATTCTTTATGTGCAGGTAAAAACTCAATATAATCCCAGGCTACATGATTGGTGATTTCATAGCTCACCTCATTATGTTCATCGACAGTAGCAATAACGGTACTGGTTGGTTTTTCATCATCAACCTGTATATAATCTGTAGTGATTCCCCAGTTTCTAATCTGATCGATCAGCTTATTTCCCAGTTCATCATTGCCAATCCGGCTCAGCATCTTAGCATCTATCCCTGATTTATGGACATTATAAGTAACATTAAATGGTGCTCCACCTGCTCTTGATCCCTGAGGAAAAATATCCCAAAGTACCTCTCCGAAACATACGACATATGATTTTTTTTGCATCATTAGATTAAACGTTTAATTAAATTATAAAAAATTTTACTTCACTGATTTCCTGATCACTAATTCAGCTGGACAAACAGCCTTCTCCGCTTCGTCAGAAAAATTTTTGATCTGCCCATCCAAGAGCTTGATCGCCTGTACAGCCATCTCCTCCAAGGGTTGTCTAATATAAGTAATTTCTGTAGGAAATAAGCTATAAGCATCAATTCCATCAAAAGCAATTACAGAAACATCTTCCGGAACTCTAATTTTATTTTTAACAAGATAATGTAATCCAGCGATAGCTATTTTATTATTTAAAAAATAAAGTGCTGTTTTCCTGGAAGTAATTTTAAAGTGTTTTTTAAGTTCTGCATGAACTTCATCTGAAACCTCTCCCATTTCCACCAAAATTTTCGTTGAAGTCAGACCCATTTCTGAAATTTTTCTTTCAAACCCATATTGTCGATCCAGCAAATGAGGTAAATCTGTTTTATATCCTATATAAATAAGCTCTTCAACATCATGTTTAATAAAATAGTCAAACACCTGCTCAGAAATCTCAAAATTATTAAGGGTAACCGCAGGAAGATCAATGTCTTTAAGATAATAATCTA from Chryseobacterium piperi encodes:
- a CDS encoding polysaccharide deacetylase family protein produces the protein MKNFFAEKSRNMTFLGMFALVSATSILLDSCNQKESEQIINNGNPVAKTVPISDEEEDSSGKRVIYLTFDDGPNRGTENLLKILHKRNVYATAFVVGKHCYDSKKQKSDMELLKKDPMVELANHSFTHAHNKYSNFYKNPDAVVHDFDLAKDSLKLYDKIARTPGRNIWRLNTVNSTDIKSSTNAANRLRKAGYKVIGWDLEWRPTNRMVLKGDHQAMLKKVDSVFFNNLEKTSRHLVFLTHDQYLADADSINELDLFIEKLQKTNRFVFKKISDYPKVNEILN
- a CDS encoding sigma-54-dependent transcriptional regulator, which gives rise to MQKILIVEDEKAISGVLHSILSDELTNYEFVIAEDGLEGYKHLEKEDFALVISDIKMPKLSGTELLKQSLALKPETTFIMISGHADIDSAVSCLKEGAYDFISKPIDINRLITSVKNALVKETLKKENKNLQTENKTLKKKVNKKYQMIGDSPALQKIQDMIEKVAVSDARVLITGPNGAGKELVAHAIHNQSERSRGPMIEVNCAAIPSELIESELFGHVKGSFTGAIKDKQGKFEQATNGTIFLDEIGDMSLIAQAKVLRVLQESKVSPVGSDKEIKVDVRVLAATNKNMQKEIEEGKFREDLYHRLSVIEIYVPPLDERKEDIKLLVDHFSGIIADEHGTAVKKFDDDAIDALKALSWTGNIRELRNVVERLIILGGNTVSKEDVANFVRK
- a CDS encoding alpha/beta hydrolase family protein codes for the protein MKIKLTICLLAFLNFYEAQESIIYQKPSAEILKLADYERPPSVLMNSKKDWVVFTYRPTYKTLEDLSQQEMKLGGLRINPATNISSSITYLNNLKVRKINDKNEVQVKGLPSHPKITNISFSPDEKKLAFTNTTSKGVELWVVDLETASAKKITGDQLNANLGSPYLWYKDSQNLLIKLLPQNRPALIDSSKDLPTGPIVSTADGKVSQNRTYQDLLKNPQDERNFEILTASDIYNVDLNGNLKKVKDKDMYSGLSFSPDGNYLMVTTLKKPFSYIVPYYRFPMTTTVYDVQGNVVKAVNEVPLNEIMPKGFASVRTGKRDMEWRSDVPAALVYAEALDGGDQSKTAEYRDEIFTWEAPFNGAPKSFFKTRQRYEGTNWTNDHYAIVSEDWYDTRNTKSFLIDLNSGESKVFDDRNFQDVYNDPGNFNTTKNQFGRTVVDMKEGKAYLIGDGFTKDGQHPFIDEMDVKTLKKKRLYTSNLKNAKEEIIDIMNPSKGEVLTIQQSSSQYPNYFRKNIKNNKTEAVTNFPNPFESIKDVYKEVITYKRNDGVTLTGTLYLPANYDRKAKKEKLPLLIWAYPTEYKDKNTAGQNTQNPNDFTFPSYGSFIYWTTKGYAVLDDAAFPIIGEGKIEPNDTFIPQLVANGKAAIDAVDKLGYIDRNKVAVGGHSYGAFMTANLLTHSKDYACGIARSGAYNRTLTPFGFQTEQRNYWDVPEIYNTMSPFMNADKMKTPLLLIHGDADNNPGTFTLQTERYFQALKNLGAPVKMVLLPKEAHGYAAKENILHLLWEQDQFLEKCLKK
- a CDS encoding MATE family efflux transporter, with the translated sequence MSFLNKNYTKECLTLALPVMLTQVGQVSVNLFDNIIVGKLLGADALASVSLGNAVFFSMFVLALGFSFAIPPLVSEAHSRNDHKTINSVFSHGFVINMTVGFILMGILFLGMPLLYHSGQPEKIVPNTVDFLTVMAISIIPFMAFQTLREVSEGLSYTIGVTKATIIANIINIVLNYVFIKGLWIFPEMGVKGSALASLIARIFMVVFLYFVLIKEEKTRRYIKDFSLKMQVFSRKMFDKMVKLGLPTALQMFFEVTAFAAAAFICGLISAHDIASHQIALSTASFTFNLCVGFSVASTVMIGRKMGEQNYVELRKVGINNLKIAFIFMCICGIAFILARNILPTFFTKKEEVEVIALASKLLIIAALFQLSDGIQVTALGMLRGLQDVKIPSLYTFIAYWVVTIPLGYFFCVTLKMGAFGMWIALGLGLTVSAVFLVKRFLNMSAKKIKQNA
- a CDS encoding HAD family hydrolase yields the protein MKNNITTIAFDADDTLWVNEPYFQEAEKEFCQLLENFLPQHSVSQELFKTEMQNLHLYGYGVKGFMLCMIETVSRVSNGTAPIQLVDKVIEIGQELLQKPIELLEGVQETLESLKGKYRLVVATKGDLLDQERKLKNSGLQDYFHHIEIMSDKKNSDYEKLLKHLDCKPENFLMLGNSIKSDILPVLEIGGFAAHIPYHVTWSHEQHDYQLEHKNFMELKSINEVLQHLN
- a CDS encoding DUF72 domain-containing protein, which encodes MKKENLYIGCSGFYNNDWKGTLYPENTPGKDFLTLYSKEFNSVEINSTFYRKPTAKTLSKWFDDTPDYFRFFIKIPKTISHEKRLIESKEEISEFCRHIHTHLKEKLAGFLYQFPPSFKKTKDNTDLLISNLDSHFLNVIEFRHESWWHQEIFDILKKHHIIFSGVSFPGNLPEDIIINDEKIIYYRLHGKPILYKSEYSNEFLNNIADKIQKSQRIAYIFFNNTWGTSAIKNSLYLKDILQRGSLS
- a CDS encoding Crp/Fnr family transcriptional regulator, which produces MLRTNESFLSYLEQLYDTQKRKEDIVIRSFLKGERLLTQDEKPSKIMLIKEGITKCYFTEENDKEFIMEFLGKGEILGEIEFIKKIPCLCNVEAMTDVEVYAISISHFSFLFKNDLTFNNLLIDSFAERIINTSSRASYQQLYTTEHNLGKLLQLQSKQEIDISKEDMAAYLGITIRSLNRSMKKLE
- a CDS encoding YggS family pyridoxal phosphate-dependent enzyme, whose protein sequence is MSIQENYNSIKKQLPEGVQLVAVSKTHPVSDIQVVYDLGQKTFGENKVQELLEKQPLLPKDIQWHLIGHLQTNKVKYIAEFIDTIQSVDSEKLLLEINKEAAKHNRTIKVLLQVKIASEESKFGLEISEAQDLFQKYINGAFPNIEITGLMGMASFTDDEQQVKREFLTLKKVFNELNQLKKLDTLSMGMSNDFPLAIECGANSVRVGSAIFGLRDYSK